The DNA sequence TAAAAACGAAGTGGTCGCAAACGCAGACGTCAAAATCTACTCCGTCAAAAACAATCTCATCGCAAGCGGTATCACAAACGACGAAGGCGTGTTTAAATTTAACAAAAAAGATATCGGCAAGGACGTCTCAAGCGCAGTTTTAACGCTAGGTAAAGAGCAGAGCTTTATCGCGCTATCGCAAAACAAACGCCTAAACGAGGAGTCAAATTTAGACGCCAAAGATAGAAGCGAAACGTATAGCGCGTATTTGCATTTTGCTAGTAACATCATCCGCCCGCAGGAAAATATAAAAGGCGAGATCATCATCAAAAACGCGCTGTTTAAGAGCCTCTCAAACATGCCCGTTAAGCTAAAAATCAGAGATCCGCAAAACAAAGTAATCCTAGATAAAAGCATAAACACCACCGAGCTTGGCGTGATAAATTTCGACGAGCCTGTAAACTCGGGACTAACGGGAACGTTTAAATTTGAAGTGATCTTTGCAAATAAAATCATCGATAGCTACGACTTTTCAGTTGAGTCATTCACTCCGCAACGCATCAAAAACGAAGTTAAGCTAGATAAGCAAATTTACGCTCTAGACGATCTAATAGACGTAAAACTACAAAGCAACTACCTTTTTGGCGGAGCGGCGGCTAATCTAGAGGGCGATGTGGCGTTAAATTTATATCAACAAGATTACAAAAACGATAAATTTAAAGAGTATAAATTTAGCAACGGCGAATACGCTGCAAACGGCCTAGATCAGTTTACTAAGCCAGTCACTCTAGACAACGAAGGTAAAGGCGCGACTGCGTTTAAGCTACAAAACAAAGGCAAAATCGCAAGCATTTTAAAAGGCACTGCGGTATTTACCATTAACGACGACGGCAAAAACGTGAGCGCTAGCAGCGACTTTAGCGTCTATCCTTTTGACGTGATGGTCGGCGTCAGAGCAAACGACACATACATCGACTCAAACTCCAAACTAACGCTAAATTTCGTCAGCGTCGATCCGCTCAAGGACGAGGAGCTAAAAGATAGACAAAAAGCCGTAGAGATCAAAAAAGCGATCTGGGAATACAACTACGACAAAGAAGGCTATCTAAAATGGAACAAGCGCTACGAAAAGGTCTTTAGTGATACTCTTAGCGGCAACGAATTCGTTTATGATTTTAGTCAAAGCGGCGACTTCATAGTCGTGGTTTCCGATATCCTAAGCGGCCACTCGGCAAATTTAGATATCTACGTTAGCGGCTGGGACTACGGCGGCACGTTGCAACCGACAAAAGAGCTAGCTAAAGCTAAAATCAAGCTAAATCAAAAAGTCTATAAAAAAGGCGACTCGCTAAACGTAGACGTTAGCTCCGTGCTAAAAAGCGGTATCGGCATCATCACGGTCGAGTCAGAAAACGTCAAAAAGTATAAAGTCGTAAATATCGAAAACAACGTCGCAAACGCCAAATTTGACCTTGACTTCGATTTTGAGGGACTTTACGTCACGGCATCTATCATGCGCGTAGCCGATAACGACACTATGCCGTTTAGAACCTACGACAAAGTTTATGTAAAAGCGGACAAATCATACCGAGCGACGAACGTCAGCATCGAAGCGCCTAAAGTCGTGAAGTCAAACTCCAAATTTAAAGCTAGCGTAAAAACCGAGCCAAATGCCGAGGTTACGCTATTTGCGGTCGATGAAGGCGTACTTCAGATAACAAATCAAAAGCTAAAAAGCCCTCTTGATTTCTTTGACAAAATTTTAAACGACGGCGTGCTTGATTATGATATCTACTCAAATTTGAGCGGATTTAAAAAAGACGGCAAAGTACTAAGCTTCGGCGGCGACGCGGCGGCTGCTCTCATGGAGATGAGAATGGCAAAATTTGCCAGCCCCGTCGATAAGAAAAACGTCAAAACATACATCAAAATGCAAACCGCAAAAGCGGGCGCGGACGGCGTAGCGAGCTTTGACGTAGAAGTACCTAGCGACTTTAACTCCGAGATAAATTTGGCAGCACTTAGCGTCATCGGCGATAAACTAGGCTTTAGCGTAAATGCCGTCAAGGTAAAAGACGACATCATCCTAAAACCAACGCAAACGGCGTATTTGATCCAGGGCGACCAGGTAAACTACACGCTAAGAGTGATCAACACCACTAAAGAGCCAAAAACCGTTGCTCTAAGCATAGATACGAACCTAAACGCACAGCTAGCAGTCGATAGCATCGAGCTAAAACCTAACGAAAACGCAAAATTAAATTTCGTCATCGACGCTAACGCTACGGGCAAATCATATATAAATTTCACCGCAAACGACGGCAAAAACGGCTACACCTACTCGCAAAAACTTGACGTCATCCACGCCTATCCGCTTAGTACCTACGCTAAAAATTTCCAGGCTACAGTGGAAAAAACATTTAAGCTTGACAGCGAATTTAAACGCATCAGAATCGACGCTTCAAGCTCTATAAAAGGCGTATTAAGCGCAAATAGCGATAAGCTCGTAAACTACCCTTACGGATGCGCCGAGCAGCGCTCAAGTAAGCTTTTTGAGCTAAATTTCCTAGTGCTTGGCGGAGATGATTCCAAAGAAGCTAAAGCAAAAGAAGCCGATAGAAGAAGATTCGTCGAAGCGGGCATACAAGACGTCGTCAATATGCAAAAAACAGACGGCAGCATCGGCTACTGGAATCAGCTAGGCTACACGAACAATTTTGCTTCTATCTACTCTATCGATATGCTGTTTACCCTTGAAAAATCAGGCTTCGCGCTTGATAGCCACGTAAAAAATAAAGCGATCGACTGGTTAAAGGCGTTTGGTAGCAACGACAACTTCCAAGCTCTTTACGCAGCCTACGTCCTAAGCTCGCAAAAGAAACTCGATAGATCGAAGCTAAACGCTCTATACGATCAAAAGAGATACCAAGGCAGCGCGCTTGAGGGCTACTTGATGGCTGCGATCCTCAAAAACGAGGGACTAAATAAAGAGAGCGAAAAAGTACTAAAAGAGCTAAACAAATCGACCTATAACCGCGAAAAAGAGCTAGCAGATAACTTCGGTTCAGAGATCAGAAACAAGGCCTTTATGCTACTTTTACACGCTAATCACTTTGAGAAAAACGCATTTAGCGATGAGCTAGCGGACTACCTGATCGCTCGCGTCGATAAGCTACATTCGACGCAGGAGCGCGCATTTACGCTAAGAGCGCTAAGAGTTTATATCAAAGACGTCTCAAGCGAGAACAAATTTAAGCTTATTGCCGACGGACACGATCTAAATTTCGACGGCCGCGGAGCTATCAACATCGCTCCTAAAAAGCCTGAGATTACTATCGTGCCTGAGAACGGCGCAGCCGTGTATCTAGGCGTTAGCGCGTCAGGCTACAAAAAGCTAGACGTAAATCACAAATTTGACAAAAAAGAGCTTGATATCTACAGAACTTTCGTCGGCAAAGACGGCAAAGAGATCGATATCAACGCGCTTAAGGTAAACGACGTCATCTACTCAAAGCTTTCTCTTAAAACGAATGAGTTTATCAGAAACGGCGTGATAAACGAAACGATTAGCCCTTGCCTTGAGGTGGTAAACGAAAATATCGTACCTAACGCAAGAACGGAAGCTACGAAAAACTCTTTAACTCTCGAGCATCAAAATATCGAGGACGACAGAGTTTTGAGCTTTTATAGCTTGGACGCTAGCAAGGATGCGCACGTGCTCTACACGCCTCTTCGCGTCGTCATGAGCGGTAAATGCATGCTGCCTGCGGTCATCACGGAAAATATGTACGACGAGAGCATGAGCGACTACGATCTAGCTCAGCACGAATTTATCGTCAAATAATCCTTTGCGAAGCGGTTTTTTAGCCGCTTCGCTTTCTTTGCCTATTCTTAAAAACAACCTATTTTAAACATACTATTAGCAAATTTGTAGTAAAATCCGACATTTTTTAAACAATTATTAAGGATAAAATATGGCGGAATTTTACGACGCAAAAGAAGTAGAAGATAAATTTTATAAAATTTGGGAAGAACGCAGGTATTTCGAGATAGACGCGAACAAAAACATCCGCAAAGACGGCCGTAAATTTTGCATCATGATGCCGCCTCCAAACGTAACTGGCTCGCTTCACATCGGGCACGCCCTAACCTTTACATTGCAAGACATAATGACGCGCTACAAAAGAATGGACGGCTACAAAACGCTGTGGCAGCCGGGCCTTGATCACGCAGGTATCGCCACGCAAAACGTCGTTGAAAAGCAGCTCCTAGCCCAAGGCATCAAAAAAGAAGAGCTCGGACGCGAAAAATTCGTAGAAAAAGTCTGGGAATGGAAAGAAAAAAGCGGCGGTATGATCGTGCATCAGATGCGAAAACTAGGCATCTCTCCGGCATGGTCGCGCCAGAGATTTACGATGGATGAAGGGCTCAGGATAGCCGTCAAAAAAGCCTTCGTAAATCTCTACGAAAAAGGGCTCATCGTACGCGAAAACTACATGATAAACTGGTGTACTCACGACGGCGCGCTCAGCGACATCGAGGTCGAGCATAAGGAAAACAAAGACAAACTTTATCATTTGAGATACTATTTTGCAGATAAGCCAAGCGAATATGTTGTAGTTGCTACCACTAGGCCTGAAACATATTTCGGCGACACTGCCGTCATGGTAAATCCAAACGACGAACGTTATAAAAATTTGATCGGCAAAAAAGTCGTCCTACCGATAATCGGTCGCAAGATCGAGATCATCGCCGACGAGCACGTCGATATGGAGTTTGGAACTGGTCTTGTGAAAGTCACCCCGGCGCACGATACTAACGACTACGAAGTCGGCAAAAGGCATGATTTAGAGTTTATCACCGTTTTTGACGAAAAAGGCATCCTAAACGAGCAGTGCGCGCAGTTTAAGGGGCTAGAAAGACTTGAAGCCAGAGACGTCATCGTCGCAGAGCTAGAAAAGCTCGGGAACGTCGAGAAGATCGAAGACTACGAAAATCAAGTCGGCTACTGCTACCGCTGCAAAAACGTCGTCGAGCCATACATCTCAAAGCAGTGGTTCGTCAAAAAACAGATCGCAGACGACGCGATCGCAAAGGTCGGCGAAGGCTTAGCTAAATTTTACCCAGCACACTGGATAAATAGCTTTAACGCCTGGATGCGCGAGCTTCGCGACTGGTGTATCTCGCGCCAGCTATGGTGGGGGCATCAGATCCCGGTATTTTACTGTAATGAGTGCGAACACGAGTGGGCGGACGAAGGCGAACCGACGCAGTGCCCAAAATGCAAAAGCGCAAATTTCCTTCAAGACCCGGACGTCCTTGATACCTGGTTTAGCTCGGGACTTTGGCCGTTTAGCACGCTTGGTTGGGGCAACGGCGAGGAGCTAAAAAACGAGAAATGGTTTGAGGGCGATTTGGCCGAATTTTACCCAAACAACCTGCTAATCACCGGCTTTGATATTTTGTTTTTCTGGGTGGCTAGGATGATGTTTCAGGGCGAAAACGCGCTAGGCAAGCTGCCGTTTGACGACATCTACCTGCACGCTTTGGTTAAAGACGAGCAAGGTAGAAAGATGAGTAAAAGCCTAGGCAACGTCATCGACCCGCTCGTTAGCATAGACGAATACAGCGCCGATATCCTGCGCTTTACGCTTGCGCTACTTGCCGTGCAGGGACGCGACATAAAGCTAAGCGACGAAAAGATGAAGCTAGTGAGAAATTTTACGAACAAGCTTTACAACGCGAGCAAATACCTGCTGCTAAACGAGTCTAAATTTGCAAATTTAAGCGACGCAAAAATCGAAACGAAGCTTGGCAAATACATGCTAAGCCGCTTTAACGAGTGCGTGCGCGAAGTGCGAGAGAACATAGACGCCTACCGCTTTAACGACGCGGCAAACGCGATTTATAAATTTTTATGGGACGAGTTTTGCGACTGGGGCATCGAGCTTAGCAAAGCCGACAAAGGCAGCGTAAAAGAGCTTGGAGCGATATTTAAAGAGGCGATGAGGCTACTGAGTCCGTTTATGCCGTTTATCTCCGAATACCTTTTCCACGAGCTTAGCAGTTCAAATTTAGAAAACGCAAGCTCGATCATGATAGAGGAGTATCCGCAGGCTAACGAGCGTGATTTGCAGATAGAAAAGACCTTTGAGCTGGTGATCGAGGCCATAGTAGCTATCCGCCGCGCAAAGGCGACCATCGAGCAAGGCAACTCAAAGATCGCAAAAGCCTTCATCAAGCTAAACGGAAACGAAAATTTGACCGAGGCAACAAACTATATCGCACTGTTAGCTAAATGCGAGCAGATCGAGTTTTGCGACGCTAAAATAGAAAACGCAGCGCGCGACGTGAGCGAAAATTTAGAGGCATTCGTGCCGCTTGAGGGCGTGGATATGAGCGCTGTTATCATGCGACTGCGGTCGCAAAAAACCAAACTGGAAAAAGAGATAGCAAAGCTCTCAAGTATGCTAAACAACGATAAATTCGTGGCCTCCGCTCCGCAAGCCGTGGTCGAAGCCAACCGCGAAGGACTGCAAAGCGCGCAGGAAAAATTCGCCAAAGTATGCGACGAACTAAAGGCGTTTGGCGAGTAGTCCGCTCGTTTGAGCCTAAATTTTAAATCAAGGAGAAAAAATGAAAGGCAGTATAGGTGGATTTACGTTGGGCACGGTCATAGCCGTCGCGCTATCATGGGGAGCTAATAAAAGCATATTGTGGGCGATAATCCACGGATTTTTAAGTTGGATATACGTGATTTATTATTTGCTGATGAAGTAAAATTTAATCGGCGGCGCGCCGTTTTACGCGCTAAATTTTAAAATTTATCAAGGATAAAAAATGAGCGAAAAAATAAAAATAGCGGTTTTGGGATATGGAAATTTAGGTCGCGGCGTGGAGCTTGCCGCGCGAAATAGCAAGGATTTAGAGCTTTCGGCCGTTTTTAGCCGCAGAAATCCGAGCGAAGTAAAAACATGCGGC is a window from the Campylobacter massiliensis genome containing:
- a CDS encoding alpha-2-macroglobulin family protein; translated protein: MRFKLVGLSLSCILAANLSAFTLDGSSRALDDGSVSLGVKYAQNEQLLIGKVTHKKIIECAPEITGAFEYGSNQILFYPKKPLAKGVSYSCKKGESKAKFYGGDFVLSNMIEYSGDTFLAVFNDTVSEDEFAANFKIYDKQNLAKQNIKYKIVAKTPKSFQIKLLESGDNLVFAVSKNLKNASGVNLADDFEVVQKVAGPDENFVDKPKAKTMFLNEVEGVSLDNGKLAARLYLKDWVDSDNIKKFIKVEGVNSFEVSDMEYTSHQDADGEYYYYYIDITSNDFKPQTTYKVTFYKGFGDDYSMLRENSSFNVAFGDLKPFLEFTDSGTYMSSLGEIGVKSVNTNTAKVVVEKLKEQNLRYFLNFTETPLDNYAEEVASKNYEIGGAQNEMQKSKIKLDFAEGGDGVYLVTIYYDKDKSVQKPVYLTDIGLSMKVSKDEVFLFANRLSKNEVVANADVKIYSVKNNLIASGITNDEGVFKFNKKDIGKDVSSAVLTLGKEQSFIALSQNKRLNEESNLDAKDRSETYSAYLHFASNIIRPQENIKGEIIIKNALFKSLSNMPVKLKIRDPQNKVILDKSINTTELGVINFDEPVNSGLTGTFKFEVIFANKIIDSYDFSVESFTPQRIKNEVKLDKQIYALDDLIDVKLQSNYLFGGAAANLEGDVALNLYQQDYKNDKFKEYKFSNGEYAANGLDQFTKPVTLDNEGKGATAFKLQNKGKIASILKGTAVFTINDDGKNVSASSDFSVYPFDVMVGVRANDTYIDSNSKLTLNFVSVDPLKDEELKDRQKAVEIKKAIWEYNYDKEGYLKWNKRYEKVFSDTLSGNEFVYDFSQSGDFIVVVSDILSGHSANLDIYVSGWDYGGTLQPTKELAKAKIKLNQKVYKKGDSLNVDVSSVLKSGIGIITVESENVKKYKVVNIENNVANAKFDLDFDFEGLYVTASIMRVADNDTMPFRTYDKVYVKADKSYRATNVSIEAPKVVKSNSKFKASVKTEPNAEVTLFAVDEGVLQITNQKLKSPLDFFDKILNDGVLDYDIYSNLSGFKKDGKVLSFGGDAAAALMEMRMAKFASPVDKKNVKTYIKMQTAKAGADGVASFDVEVPSDFNSEINLAALSVIGDKLGFSVNAVKVKDDIILKPTQTAYLIQGDQVNYTLRVINTTKEPKTVALSIDTNLNAQLAVDSIELKPNENAKLNFVIDANATGKSYINFTANDGKNGYTYSQKLDVIHAYPLSTYAKNFQATVEKTFKLDSEFKRIRIDASSSIKGVLSANSDKLVNYPYGCAEQRSSKLFELNFLVLGGDDSKEAKAKEADRRRFVEAGIQDVVNMQKTDGSIGYWNQLGYTNNFASIYSIDMLFTLEKSGFALDSHVKNKAIDWLKAFGSNDNFQALYAAYVLSSQKKLDRSKLNALYDQKRYQGSALEGYLMAAILKNEGLNKESEKVLKELNKSTYNREKELADNFGSEIRNKAFMLLLHANHFEKNAFSDELADYLIARVDKLHSTQERAFTLRALRVYIKDVSSENKFKLIADGHDLNFDGRGAINIAPKKPEITIVPENGAAVYLGVSASGYKKLDVNHKFDKKELDIYRTFVGKDGKEIDINALKVNDVIYSKLSLKTNEFIRNGVINETISPCLEVVNENIVPNARTEATKNSLTLEHQNIEDDRVLSFYSLDASKDAHVLYTPLRVVMSGKCMLPAVITENMYDESMSDYDLAQHEFIVK
- a CDS encoding valine--tRNA ligase; translated protein: MAEFYDAKEVEDKFYKIWEERRYFEIDANKNIRKDGRKFCIMMPPPNVTGSLHIGHALTFTLQDIMTRYKRMDGYKTLWQPGLDHAGIATQNVVEKQLLAQGIKKEELGREKFVEKVWEWKEKSGGMIVHQMRKLGISPAWSRQRFTMDEGLRIAVKKAFVNLYEKGLIVRENYMINWCTHDGALSDIEVEHKENKDKLYHLRYYFADKPSEYVVVATTRPETYFGDTAVMVNPNDERYKNLIGKKVVLPIIGRKIEIIADEHVDMEFGTGLVKVTPAHDTNDYEVGKRHDLEFITVFDEKGILNEQCAQFKGLERLEARDVIVAELEKLGNVEKIEDYENQVGYCYRCKNVVEPYISKQWFVKKQIADDAIAKVGEGLAKFYPAHWINSFNAWMRELRDWCISRQLWWGHQIPVFYCNECEHEWADEGEPTQCPKCKSANFLQDPDVLDTWFSSGLWPFSTLGWGNGEELKNEKWFEGDLAEFYPNNLLITGFDILFFWVARMMFQGENALGKLPFDDIYLHALVKDEQGRKMSKSLGNVIDPLVSIDEYSADILRFTLALLAVQGRDIKLSDEKMKLVRNFTNKLYNASKYLLLNESKFANLSDAKIETKLGKYMLSRFNECVREVRENIDAYRFNDAANAIYKFLWDEFCDWGIELSKADKGSVKELGAIFKEAMRLLSPFMPFISEYLFHELSSSNLENASSIMIEEYPQANERDLQIEKTFELVIEAIVAIRRAKATIEQGNSKIAKAFIKLNGNENLTEATNYIALLAKCEQIEFCDAKIENAARDVSENLEAFVPLEGVDMSAVIMRLRSQKTKLEKEIAKLSSMLNNDKFVASAPQAVVEANREGLQSAQEKFAKVCDELKAFGE